Proteins co-encoded in one Gemmatimonadaceae bacterium genomic window:
- a CDS encoding ATP-binding protein: protein MRTARIGRWARWGWLATTVAMAAALLAMSWMSHRRVVRATSTLNRGQAGVLFESARQLVRALPTVPTAQQLDSLLRMREDAGLRYVGLFDAGGHALAQAGTAADTAALDSTRVMRRPPVVETVGSRIRITAMAPLSRGTPDGAEEGPRRLLAIEFEPVAAEQMAAESLSTFILSALVAAALLAAAFIFWRLSAQQELAERRMEEQRRLSALGEMAGVMAHEIRNPLASLKGHAQLLAERLTSREADHRKAERVVQEAERLEALTSDLLDFVRSGPIDIRPTDPVALVRAGADEVAPGRFSLALDDAPRSWPLDDARMRQAITNVLRNALQATAAGTRPEVTVRQRGGALEIAVRDFGDGISPGDEEKIFAPFYTTRTTGTGLGLAVAQRVTQMHGGTVTAVNHAGGGAVFRISIPAG, encoded by the coding sequence ATGCGCACTGCTCGAATTGGCCGCTGGGCGCGCTGGGGATGGCTGGCCACGACGGTCGCCATGGCCGCTGCGCTGCTCGCCATGTCCTGGATGAGCCATCGCCGCGTGGTGCGCGCCACGTCCACGCTCAACCGTGGGCAGGCCGGCGTGCTGTTCGAATCGGCCCGCCAGCTGGTGCGCGCGCTGCCCACGGTGCCCACCGCGCAGCAGCTCGACTCGCTGTTGCGGATGCGCGAGGACGCGGGGCTGCGGTACGTCGGCCTGTTCGACGCCGGCGGGCACGCGCTGGCGCAGGCGGGGACGGCCGCCGACACCGCCGCGCTCGACTCCACGCGCGTGATGCGGCGGCCGCCGGTGGTCGAGACGGTCGGATCGCGCATCCGGATCACGGCCATGGCGCCGCTCTCCCGCGGCACGCCCGACGGGGCCGAAGAAGGGCCGCGCCGGCTGCTCGCCATCGAGTTCGAACCGGTGGCCGCCGAGCAGATGGCCGCCGAATCGTTGAGCACGTTCATCCTCTCGGCGCTCGTCGCCGCCGCGCTGCTGGCCGCCGCGTTCATCTTCTGGCGGCTGTCGGCGCAGCAGGAGCTGGCCGAGCGGCGGATGGAGGAACAGCGGCGCCTCAGCGCCCTCGGCGAGATGGCCGGCGTGATGGCGCACGAGATCCGCAATCCCCTGGCGTCGCTCAAGGGGCACGCGCAGCTGCTGGCCGAGCGGCTCACGTCGCGCGAAGCCGACCATCGCAAGGCCGAGCGCGTGGTGCAGGAGGCCGAGCGCCTGGAGGCGCTCACCAGCGACCTGCTCGACTTCGTGCGCTCGGGCCCGATCGACATCCGGCCCACCGACCCGGTGGCGCTGGTGCGCGCCGGCGCCGACGAGGTGGCGCCGGGCCGGTTCTCGCTGGCGCTGGACGACGCGCCGCGCAGCTGGCCGCTGGACGACGCGCGGATGCGCCAGGCGATCACCAACGTGCTGCGCAACGCGCTCCAGGCCACGGCGGCCGGCACGCGTCCCGAAGTGACGGTGCGCCAGCGCGGGGGCGCGCTGGAGATCGCCGTGCGCGACTTCGGCGACGGCATCTCCCCGGGCGACGAGGAGAAGATCTTCGCGCCGTTCTACACCACGCGCACCACGGGCACCGGCCTCGGGCTCGCGGTGGCGCAGCGCGTGACGCAGATGCACGGCGGCACGGTGACGGCCGTCAATCACGCCGGCGGCGGCGCGGTGTTCCGCATCTCGATTCCCGCGGGCTGA